In Quercus robur chromosome 10, dhQueRobu3.1, whole genome shotgun sequence, a genomic segment contains:
- the LOC126703180 gene encoding uncharacterized protein LOC126703180 isoform X3, producing MGRLGTSDYEDLRNARILENQARMASLGLHKTASELRSIASSVKPTNLRKHSKKDYTLTPLRRSVRLKHSDHRLKHSSTATTNKRPNRVSLRRSYRLRGKEGGVSEESVEESEESYGTTPSSEERRPANMPLVKLGGLELQLSPEYSAHRCNSKGRGSLYDPVYGICCHFCRQKKLCGEEDCKRCSDLDMDEPCIGKTDCSACHSSNGVLCRACLMVRYGEEMDEVRKDKEWMCPHCVEEKGINPYWICNSSLCLRKRKMAPTGIAIFRAREMGYKSVAHLLMDELQRTNKVIA from the exons ATGGGAAGGCTTGGAACAAGTGATTACGAAGACCTCCGAAATGCAAGAATCTTGGAAAATCAGGCTCGCATGGCCTCACTTGGACTCCACAAAACTGCTTCCGAGCTCCGCTCAATCGCTTCCTCTGTAAAACCCACCAATCTTAGAAAACACAGTAAAAAGGACTACACACTAACGCCATTACGTCGCTCGGTTCGCTTAAAGCATTCCGATCATCGCTTAAAGCATTCTTCAACTGCCACCACCAACAAGAGGCCGAACCGCGTTTCTTTGCGCCGGTCTTATCGCTTGAGAGGAAAAGAAG GTGGTGTTTCAGAGGAGAGTGTAGAAGAAAGTGAAGAGAGTTATGGTACTACACCTAGTAGTGAAGAGAGGAGGCCTGCCAACATGCCTTTGGTGAAACTGGGTGGTTTGGAGCTTCAGCTTTCGCCGGAATATTCTGCCCACCGCTGCAATAGCAAAGGAAGGGGCAGTCTCTATGACCCTGTCTATGGAATTTGCTGCCACTTCTGCAG GCAAAAGAAACTGTGTGGAGAAGAAGATTGCAAGAGATGTAGTGATCTTGATATGGATGAGCCATGCATAG GGAAGACGGATTGTTCAGCTTGTCATTCTAGCAATGGTGTTCTCTGTCGAGCCTGTCTCATGGTTAGGTATGGTGAAG AGATGGATGAGGTGAGAAAGGACAAAGAATGGATGTGCCCACATTGTGtggaagaaaaaggaattaaCCCTTATTGGATATGTAACAG TTCACTGTGCCTAAGGAAGCGAAAGATGGCTCCAACTGGCATTGCAATATTCAGAG CTCGGGAGATGGGGTACAAATCTGTGGCACATCTACTAATGGATGAGCTTCAACGAACAAACAAGGTGATTGCGTGA
- the LOC126703180 gene encoding uncharacterized protein LOC126703180 isoform X4: protein MGRLGTSDYEDLRNARILENQARMASLGLHKTASELRSIASSVKPTNLRKHSKKDYTLTPLRRSVRLKHSDHRLKHSSTATTNKRPNRVSLRRSYRLRGKEGGVSEESVEESEESYGTTPSSEERRPANMPLVKLGGLELQLSPEYSAHRCNSKGRGSLYDPVYGICCHFCRQKKLCGEEDCKRCSDLDMDEPCIGKTDCSACHSSNGVLCRACLMVRYGEEMDEVRKDKEWMCPHCVEEKGINPYWICNSSLCLRKRKMAPTGIAIFRAREMGYKSVAHLLMDELQRTNKVIA from the exons ATGGGAAGGCTTGGAACAAGTGATTACGAAGACCTCCGAAATGCAAGAATCTTGGAAAATCAGGCTCGCATGGCCTCACTTGGACTCCACAAAACTGCTTCCGAGCTCCGCTCAATCGCTTCCTCTGTAAAACCCACCAATCTTAGAAAACACAGTAAAAAGGACTACACACTAACGCCATTACGTCGCTCGGTTCGCTTAAAGCATTCCGATCATCGCTTAAAGCATTCTTCAACTGCCACCACCAACAAGAGGCCGAACCGCGTTTCTTTGCGCCGGTCTTATCGCTTGAGAGGAAAAGAAG GTGGTGTTTCAGAGGAGAGTGTAGAAGAAAGTGAAGAGAGTTATGGTACTACACCTAGTAGTGAAGAGAGGAGGCCTGCCAACATGCCTTTGGTGAAACTGGGTGGTTTGGAGCTTCAGCTTTCGCCGGAATATTCTGCCCACCGCTGCAATAGCAAAGGAAGGGGCAGTCTCTATGACCCTGTCTATGGAATTTGCTGCCACTTCTGCAG GCAAAAGAAACTGTGTGGAGAAGAAGATTGCAAGAGATGTAGTGATCTTGATATGGATGAGCCATGCATAG GGAAGACGGATTGTTCAGCTTGTCATTCTAGCAATGGTGTTCTCTGTCGAGCCTGTCTCATGGTTAGGTATGGTGAAG AGATGGATGAGGTGAGAAAGGACAAAGAATGGATGTGCCCACATTGTGtggaagaaaaaggaattaaCCCTTATTGGATATGTAACAG TTCACTGTGCCTAAGGAAGCGAAAGATGGCTCCAACTGGCATTGCAATATTCAGAG CTCGGGAGATGGGGTACAAATCTGTGGCACATCTACTAATGGATGAGCTTCAACGAACAAACAAGGTGATCGCGTGA
- the LOC126703180 gene encoding uncharacterized protein LOC126703180 isoform X1, which yields MGRLGTSDYEDLRNARILENQARMASLGLHKTASELRSIASSVKPTNLRKHSKKDYTLTPLRRSVRLKHSDHRLKHSSTATTNKRPNRVSLRRSYRLRGKEGGVSEESVEESEESYGTTPSSEERRPANMPLVKLGGLELQLSPEYSAHRCNSKGRGSLYDPVYGICCHFCRQKKLCGEEDCKRCSDLDMDEPCIGKTDCSACHSSNGVLCRACLMVRYGEEMDEVRKDKEWMCPHCVEEKGINPYWICNSSLCLRKRKMVPTGIAIFRAREMGYKSVAHLLMDELQRTNKVIA from the exons ATGGGAAGGCTTGGAACAAGTGATTACGAAGACCTCCGAAATGCAAGAATCTTGGAAAATCAGGCTCGCATGGCCTCACTTGGACTCCACAAAACTGCTTCCGAGCTCCGCTCAATCGCTTCCTCTGTAAAACCCACCAATCTTAGAAAACACAGTAAAAAGGACTACACACTAACGCCATTACGTCGCTCGGTTCGCTTAAAGCATTCCGATCATCGCTTAAAGCATTCTTCAACTGCCACCACCAACAAGAGGCCGAACCGCGTTTCTTTGCGCCGGTCTTATCGCTTGAGAGGAAAAGAAG GTGGTGTTTCAGAGGAGAGTGTAGAAGAAAGTGAAGAGAGTTATGGTACTACACCTAGTAGTGAAGAGAGGAGGCCTGCCAACATGCCTTTGGTGAAACTGGGTGGTTTGGAGCTTCAGCTTTCGCCGGAATATTCTGCCCACCGCTGCAATAGCAAAGGAAGGGGCAGTCTCTATGACCCTGTCTATGGAATTTGCTGCCACTTCTGCAG GCAAAAGAAACTGTGTGGAGAAGAAGATTGCAAGAGATGTAGTGATCTTGATATGGATGAGCCATGCATAG GGAAGACGGATTGTTCAGCTTGTCATTCTAGCAATGGTGTTCTCTGTCGAGCCTGTCTCATGGTTAGGTATGGTGAAG AGATGGATGAGGTGAGAAAGGACAAAGAATGGATGTGCCCACATTGTGtggaagaaaaaggaattaaCCCTTATTGGATATGTAACAG TTCACTGTGCCTAAGGAAGCGAAAGATGGTTCCAACTGGCATTGCAATATTCAGAG CTCGGGAGATGGGGTACAAATCTGTGGCACATCTACTAATGGATGAGCTTCAACGAACAAACAAGGTGATCGCGTGA
- the LOC126703180 gene encoding uncharacterized protein LOC126703180 isoform X2: protein MGRLGTSDYEDLRNARILENQARMASLGLHKTASELRSIASSVKPTNLRKHSKKDYTLTPLRRSVRLKHSDHRLKHSSTATTNKRPNRVSLRRSYRLRGKEGGVSEESVEESEESYGTTPSSEERRPANMPLVKLGGLELQLSPEYSAHRCNSKGRGSLYDPVYGICCHFCRQKKLCGEEDCKRCSDLDMDEPCIGKTDCSACHSSNGVLCRACLMVRYGEEMDEVRKDKEWMCPHCVEEKGIKPYWICNSSLCLRKRKMVPTGIAIFRAREMGYKSVAHLLMDELQRTNKVIA from the exons ATGGGAAGGCTTGGAACAAGTGATTACGAAGACCTCCGAAATGCAAGAATCTTGGAAAATCAGGCTCGCATGGCCTCACTTGGACTCCACAAAACTGCTTCCGAGCTCCGCTCAATCGCTTCCTCTGTAAAACCCACCAATCTTAGAAAACACAGTAAAAAGGACTACACACTAACGCCATTACGTCGCTCGGTTCGCTTAAAGCATTCCGATCATCGCTTAAAGCATTCTTCAACTGCCACCACCAACAAGAGGCCGAACCGCGTTTCTTTGCGCCGGTCTTATCGCTTGAGAGGAAAAGAAG GTGGTGTTTCAGAGGAGAGTGTAGAAGAAAGTGAAGAGAGTTATGGTACTACACCTAGTAGTGAAGAGAGGAGGCCTGCCAACATGCCTTTGGTGAAACTGGGTGGTTTGGAGCTTCAGCTTTCGCCGGAATATTCTGCCCACCGCTGCAATAGCAAAGGAAGGGGCAGTCTCTATGACCCTGTCTATGGAATTTGCTGCCACTTCTGCAG GCAAAAGAAACTGTGTGGAGAAGAAGATTGCAAGAGATGTAGTGATCTTGATATGGATGAGCCATGCATAG GGAAGACGGATTGTTCAGCTTGTCATTCTAGCAATGGTGTTCTCTGTCGAGCCTGTCTCATGGTTAGGTATGGTGAAG AGATGGATGAGGTGAGAAAGGACAAAGAATGGATGTGCCCACATTGTGtggaagaaaaaggaattaaACCTTATTGGATATGTAACAG TTCACTGTGCCTAAGGAAGCGAAAGATGGTTCCAACTGGCATTGCAATATTCAGAG CTCGGGAGATGGGGTACAAATCTGTGGCACATCTACTAATGGATGAGCTTCAACGAACAAACAAGGTGATCGCGTGA